In Flavobacterium sp., a single window of DNA contains:
- a CDS encoding NAD(P)/FAD-dependent oxidoreductase encodes MENYLHGLLDEDNDPIIQQYLKYIDEGIPRTNKPKDVLIIGAGMAGMVAAALLKQAGHKVTIVESNTRVGGRIKTFRNSKDKKYFEDDSVYGEAGAMRIPTIHQMVLKYIAKLGLKTEPFYYLSVDKEQAIAHQADPSKPEPEVTRNSIFYVNRKRVVQNEYIRKDGAKVDVNKLLDFNLGSSENMRADVLMANLINPLKAFIAEDPEKNWPLLIERYGEYSMRRFLKENSMYSENAIEMIGVMQNLESRMAYDFIQSFIEQNIIKDSTRFLEIVGGSDMLPNAFFKAHHLEENTYFDCRMTKMMLVNNKVKIEVDIEVQRDFQFYEDAGFKALKTPVSDLEFDEVIVTIPFSALRHVYVTPQFKQLKRKAIRELHYDSATKILLEFREKWWQEAPYNIVGGGTITDFSNRFTYYPSNDLGSKGHGVVLASYCWSDEASRWDSMDDDDRYFYALKNLAIMHSDDEKEQQRIIDLAVVSSSIKNRKDKNGKLIGGATQSWMRDPYAYGEAAIFNPGQLHLLQRHIISTEWNGKAHFAGEHTSLKHAWIEGAIESGIRTALEVNENTGNLNNPI; translated from the coding sequence ATGGAAAACTACTTACACGGCTTACTTGACGAAGACAACGATCCTATTATCCAGCAATACTTAAAATACATCGACGAGGGAATTCCGCGTACGAATAAACCAAAAGACGTATTAATCATTGGTGCGGGAATGGCCGGAATGGTCGCCGCAGCTTTGTTAAAACAAGCCGGACATAAAGTTACAATTGTCGAATCAAATACCCGTGTTGGCGGCAGGATCAAGACTTTTAGAAATTCTAAAGACAAAAAATATTTTGAAGATGATAGTGTTTATGGCGAAGCCGGTGCGATGCGTATCCCGACCATACACCAAATGGTTTTAAAATACATTGCTAAACTCGGACTTAAAACCGAACCTTTTTATTATCTGTCTGTCGATAAGGAACAGGCAATTGCACATCAGGCAGACCCTTCAAAACCAGAACCCGAAGTTACCAGAAATTCTATTTTTTACGTTAACCGCAAACGTGTTGTGCAAAATGAATATATCCGAAAAGATGGCGCTAAGGTCGATGTAAACAAACTTTTGGACTTTAATTTGGGAAGCAGTGAAAACATGCGTGCTGACGTATTAATGGCCAATCTTATTAATCCGCTTAAAGCTTTTATTGCTGAAGATCCTGAAAAAAACTGGCCATTATTGATCGAGCGTTACGGAGAATATTCGATGCGCCGTTTTTTAAAGGAAAATTCGATGTATTCAGAAAATGCTATCGAAATGATTGGCGTAATGCAAAATCTGGAGTCGAGAATGGCTTATGATTTTATTCAGAGCTTTATTGAACAAAATATCATCAAAGATTCTACTCGCTTTTTGGAAATCGTGGGCGGAAGCGACATGCTGCCAAATGCTTTCTTTAAAGCCCATCATCTTGAAGAAAATACCTATTTTGACTGCAGGATGACCAAAATGATGCTCGTTAACAACAAAGTAAAAATAGAAGTAGATATTGAGGTTCAGCGTGATTTTCAGTTTTATGAAGATGCCGGTTTCAAAGCATTAAAAACGCCGGTTAGTGATCTTGAATTTGATGAAGTAATTGTTACCATACCTTTTTCGGCATTAAGACATGTGTATGTAACACCACAATTCAAACAGCTTAAAAGAAAAGCAATCCGCGAACTGCATTACGATTCTGCTACTAAAATTTTATTGGAATTCCGTGAGAAATGGTGGCAGGAAGCGCCTTATAATATTGTGGGCGGCGGTACCATTACTGATTTTTCTAACCGTTTTACTTATTATCCGAGCAATGATCTGGGAAGCAAAGGACACGGTGTCGTGCTGGCATCTTATTGCTGGTCTGACGAAGCAAGCCGCTGGGATTCTATGGACGATGACGACAGGTATTTTTATGCACTTAAAAACCTGGCCATCATGCACTCTGATGACGAAAAAGAACAACAGCGTATTATCGACCTTGCCGTAGTGAGTTCGAGTATCAAAAACCGTAAAGACAAAAACGGAAAATTAATTGGCGGTGCAACACAAAGCTGGATGCGCGACCCTTATGCTTATGGTGAAGCCGCAATATTTAATCCGGGACAATTACATTTATTACAGCGTCATATAATCTCAACCGAGTGGAATGGCAAAGCACATTTTGCCGGAGAACATACTTCTCTGAAACATGCCTGGATAGAAGGCGCCATCGAGTCTGGAATTCGCACCGCACTTGAAGTTAACGAAAATACCGGTAACCTGAATAATCCAATTTAA
- a CDS encoding thiamine pyrophosphate-dependent enzyme gives MSQNKITVAKYLQIRLEQLGLTHLFGIAGNYTAPFLNTIHEDKKAKIKIVNDTNEINAGHCTDAYARQNGFAAVAVTYGVGAFTLLNSVAGSYVEHCPVLVINGAPTNKDQQRSLVQGMLASHMTGDMYSNINVFRNVTVAAEQVTGSSDAPYKIDAVLNACILYGRPVYLEVFEDAWRMECDPPAAPLAERETSKCKNSARKAAQRVAAMARGKEIIFWGGIEIQRYGIQKEFLDLIETTDTEFVTSILGKSIVSENHPKFKGVFNGKASPKDVKEQFEKAQLKIGLGVWTTGKNLGGFDVWKEDTVLANHSGVRIGASYIANVSLKDFMVFLKEELTKVKFSAYEMYDDKELPESFFVADDSILKKSKPELTYDTFFKRINTFIDERHVVVADAGFPLLGAQGIRIAEPNGFIAQASWLSIGYSVPAATGIKCARPDKRPVVFVGDGAFQETCQAISTQNKLKHDTIIFVLDNGIYGIEQMLVNPNPFRGEDKVEYSVPDLNNIYDYNEMHRWKYAKLVDVFGGKGFEVSSLDELEEVLKQLDGIKENTIVHVNIPKTSIPEAIAYKTEEPGEDEFLDKDWSLC, from the coding sequence ATGTCACAGAACAAAATAACCGTTGCAAAATACCTGCAAATACGTCTGGAACAATTAGGGCTTACCCATTTATTTGGAATTGCAGGCAATTATACCGCGCCATTTTTAAATACAATTCACGAAGACAAAAAGGCAAAAATTAAAATCGTAAACGACACAAATGAAATAAACGCCGGACATTGTACAGATGCCTACGCACGTCAAAACGGTTTTGCAGCAGTAGCCGTAACGTATGGCGTAGGAGCATTTACGCTGCTTAACTCAGTTGCAGGCTCTTATGTAGAACACTGTCCTGTACTTGTTATTAATGGCGCTCCAACGAACAAAGACCAACAGCGAAGCCTAGTTCAGGGCATGCTGGCATCACACATGACAGGTGATATGTACAGTAACATCAACGTATTCCGAAATGTTACTGTCGCTGCAGAACAAGTAACAGGTTCATCAGATGCTCCTTATAAAATTGATGCCGTGTTAAATGCCTGTATTTTATACGGAAGACCAGTTTATCTTGAAGTTTTTGAAGATGCCTGGCGAATGGAATGCGATCCGCCTGCCGCTCCATTGGCTGAAAGAGAAACTTCTAAATGTAAAAATAGTGCTCGCAAGGCTGCTCAAAGAGTGGCAGCAATGGCACGTGGAAAAGAAATTATTTTTTGGGGCGGTATAGAAATTCAGCGCTATGGTATTCAAAAAGAATTCCTGGACCTTATCGAAACTACTGATACAGAATTTGTAACTTCAATACTTGGCAAATCAATCGTATCTGAAAACCATCCTAAATTTAAAGGTGTCTTTAATGGTAAAGCATCACCAAAAGACGTTAAGGAACAATTCGAAAAAGCCCAGCTTAAAATTGGTCTTGGTGTATGGACAACCGGTAAAAATCTGGGTGGTTTTGATGTCTGGAAAGAAGATACTGTACTTGCTAATCATAGTGGTGTAAGAATTGGCGCTTCTTACATCGCCAATGTATCGCTAAAAGATTTTATGGTATTTCTGAAAGAAGAACTTACCAAAGTTAAATTTAGTGCTTACGAAATGTATGATGATAAAGAACTGCCGGAATCCTTTTTTGTTGCAGATGACAGCATTCTGAAAAAAAGCAAACCGGAACTGACTTATGATACATTTTTTAAAAGAATCAATACTTTTATAGACGAACGTCATGTAGTAGTTGCAGATGCAGGTTTTCCTTTATTAGGTGCTCAGGGTATTCGTATTGCAGAACCTAACGGATTTATAGCGCAGGCATCATGGCTTTCTATAGGGTATTCTGTTCCTGCTGCAACCGGAATAAAATGTGCCAGACCTGATAAAAGACCGGTAGTATTTGTTGGAGACGGTGCTTTTCAGGAAACTTGTCAAGCCATATCAACACAAAATAAACTGAAACATGACACTATTATTTTTGTTTTGGATAATGGTATTTATGGTATCGAACAAATGCTTGTAAATCCGAATCCGTTTCGTGGTGAAGACAAAGTAGAATACAGTGTTCCCGATTTAAACAACATTTACGATTACAACGAAATGCACCGTTGGAAATATGCGAAACTTGTTGATGTATTTGGAGGCAAAGGTTTTGAAGTGAGCAGTCTCGACGAGCTTGAAGAGGTTTTAAAACAGCTTGACGGCATTAAGGAAAATACCATTGTACATGTAAACATACCAAAAACGTCTATTCCTGAAGCCATCGCTTATAAAACAGAAGAACCCGGAGAAGATGAATTTCTGGATAAAGACTGGAGTTTATGTTAG
- a CDS encoding AraC family transcriptional regulator → MINDYKKHDLYCKTLIQKIELTPPFKFDFPVTEQACFLYVKGGEVEYQIDEEEISLAANYSLLLNCINSGKQIHNSKSNSNCEIVIVTFYPEILKKIYDRELPLLFQKPNNVVSNKSSEKINNDFLIQKYIEGLLFYFENPSLINEDILVLKVKEIILLLSQTQNSESIQLILSQLFSPATYTFKQIIEANLFSQFTIEELAQQNNLSLSSFKREFAKIYNDTPANYIKTKKLEKAAELLQFSDQRISEIAFDCGFNDLANFTKSFTSKYNISPTNYRQKMQ, encoded by the coding sequence ATGATAAACGACTATAAAAAACACGATTTATATTGCAAAACCCTAATTCAAAAAATTGAATTAACACCGCCTTTTAAATTCGATTTTCCGGTTACAGAACAGGCTTGTTTTTTATATGTGAAAGGAGGAGAGGTTGAATATCAAATCGATGAAGAAGAAATCAGCCTTGCTGCTAATTATTCGTTATTATTGAACTGCATAAATTCTGGAAAACAAATACACAATTCAAAATCAAACAGTAATTGCGAAATTGTGATCGTTACATTTTACCCTGAAATATTAAAAAAAATATACGACAGAGAACTTCCTTTACTATTCCAGAAACCTAATAATGTAGTATCGAATAAATCAAGTGAAAAAATAAATAACGATTTTCTAATTCAAAAATACATTGAAGGATTATTGTTTTATTTTGAAAATCCGTCTCTTATTAATGAAGATATATTAGTGCTTAAAGTAAAGGAAATAATATTGCTGTTGTCTCAGACACAAAATTCAGAATCTATACAGCTGATATTATCCCAGCTTTTTTCTCCAGCTACTTACACTTTCAAACAAATAATTGAAGCAAATTTGTTTTCTCAATTCACAATTGAAGAGTTGGCGCAGCAGAACAATTTGAGTTTGTCATCATTCAAACGTGAATTTGCAAAGATTTACAATGATACTCCTGCCAATTATATTAAAACTAAAAAACTGGAGAAAGCGGCAGAATTACTTCAGTTTTCTGATCAGCGCATTAGTGAAATTGCATTCGACTGCGGCTTTAATGATCTGGCGAATTTTACCAAAAGTTTTACAAGCAAATACAATATCAGTCCCACAAATTACCGTCAAAAAATGCAATAA
- a CDS encoding VOC family protein, translated as MNLVSIRIITARLEELVKFYELITGVTAVQYTPDFAEVKTPATTLAIGSTKTLQFFGGDEVAKPAQNNSVIIEFRSDDVEQDYNRLADSLQNKIVQKPTIMPWGNKSFLFRDPDGNLVNLFTPVTKEAIAKFSSQN; from the coding sequence ATGAATTTAGTATCAATTCGCATTATTACGGCCCGTTTAGAAGAATTAGTTAAATTTTATGAGCTTATTACCGGTGTAACTGCTGTGCAATATACTCCGGATTTTGCCGAAGTTAAAACACCAGCTACAACATTAGCTATTGGAAGTACCAAAACCCTTCAGTTTTTTGGAGGTGACGAGGTTGCAAAACCAGCTCAAAACAATAGTGTTATTATTGAATTTCGTTCAGATGATGTTGAACAAGACTATAACAGACTGGCCGACAGCCTTCAAAACAAAATCGTTCAAAAACCCACAATAATGCCGTGGGGAAACAAATCATTTTTATTTCGTGATCCTGATGGTAATCTGGTAAATTTATTTACTCCCGTAACCAAAGAAGCAATTGCAAAATTTAGCAGTCAAAATTAA
- a CDS encoding alpha/beta fold hydrolase has protein sequence MPIIEQSKYNFPPIIHRNRHVSTIYAALIKKFDAPQYTREKIELNDGDFINVDFILNDSKKAVILCHGLEGDSRRTYNNSCAAYFQQKGFSVFAWNNRTCGGEMNRLPRLYHHGAVDDLDEVVQFVLKKGFEEVYMIGYSMGGVQLLNYFGWTKIDDRIKAGVSVSVPTHIATSAEVLKQGFNRVYLKNFTIDIKRKLKYKAAQFPDFINKDQIDKISSFDEVDQYFTAPLHGYASRDDYYTRVSPEFSLKDITTPVLIINSLDDPFLGERCYPKAIAQDSVYVYLETPKYGGHCAFPLKDSMYSYAEKRAYDFFTSNKS, from the coding sequence ATGCCAATAATTGAACAATCCAAATACAATTTTCCTCCTATTATTCATCGCAACAGACATGTTTCGACTATTTATGCTGCGTTGATTAAAAAGTTTGATGCGCCTCAATATACAAGGGAAAAAATCGAACTAAACGATGGAGATTTTATCAATGTCGATTTTATACTAAACGACTCTAAAAAGGCTGTTATTTTATGTCACGGTCTCGAAGGAGATTCACGAAGAACCTATAATAATAGCTGTGCGGCTTATTTTCAGCAGAAGGGGTTTTCTGTTTTTGCATGGAATAACCGCACTTGCGGAGGTGAAATGAACCGACTCCCGAGACTGTATCATCACGGTGCTGTTGATGATCTTGATGAGGTTGTTCAGTTTGTTTTAAAAAAAGGATTTGAAGAAGTATACATGATTGGCTATTCGATGGGAGGGGTTCAGCTGCTGAATTATTTTGGCTGGACAAAAATTGATGATCGTATAAAAGCCGGAGTATCAGTATCTGTGCCTACACATATCGCAACAAGTGCTGAGGTGCTAAAACAAGGTTTTAACCGTGTGTACTTAAAGAATTTTACAATTGATATTAAAAGAAAACTAAAATATAAAGCGGCTCAGTTCCCAGACTTTATAAATAAGGATCAAATTGATAAAATTTCTTCTTTTGATGAAGTCGATCAGTATTTTACGGCGCCTCTTCATGGTTATGCCAGCCGTGATGATTATTACACACGTGTTTCTCCGGAGTTTTCGCTTAAAGATATCACGACGCCGGTTTTAATTATCAATTCGCTTGATGATCCTTTTCTTGGTGAAAGATGTTATCCTAAAGCTATTGCACAAGATAGTGTATATGTTTATCTGGAAACTCCAAAATATGGCGGACATTGTGCTTTTCCGCTGAAAGATTCAATGTATTCGTATGCAGAGAAAAGAGCGTATGATTTTTTTACTTCTAATAAATCTTAA
- a CDS encoding TonB-dependent receptor has protein sequence MKTIFKTLKNNRLQQVFLVFLTIFLCSETAFSQSTTGTISGKAILKDGNSLQGATVKISELNKSTTTDSDGSYQLKNIPFGTYLVEIKLNGYESTPASVLVDQNNPNATLDFELTYTSQKLEEVIVSSGGNRFARKESEEVSKMKLKNMENPQTYTIVSKELMKEQVITDYNSAFKNVPGAGIAEVRNQGRTTNISRGFATPQLVRNGVGSFTYTTIDPSNLERIEVIKGPSATLFGSTISSFGGLFNRVTKKPFDFFKGEVSYSAGDWDLNRFTADINTPLNDEKTALFRINTALHSERSFQYAGFNKSFFIAPSFSYQVNERLTLLIDAEFSAAKGTSPTRLAPYTKADATAHSIKEMGIPYKLSFANNTVNYTSQQYNIFAQLKYQISDEWTSQTIISRTRSSSEGYTVQLTALSNETLRQQVTNQDYPYYGTDIQQNFNGDFKIGSLRNRVVAGLDFYSLRATRNDASINMPAINFRTPGDAYNNFTLEKIKPMFATATYANYVSNNERTYSAYVSDVLNITDKLIVMAGLRADRYINKGAYYPSTNTTTGNYNQTAFSPRFGAVYQIVKDKVSVFSNYMNGFNNVGGSDFNGDTFKPNQANQLEGGFKFDFNKISATLSYYDIKVTNITREDPDHANFQIQDGTQLSKGFEAELIANPIKGLNIVAGYTYNDSRLTKASPATNGLRPTTAGSPTTANLWASYRLTEGAASGLGFGVGGIYGSQYYQTNTAAFKFQIPEYTVLDASVFYDRPKYRLGLKVDNLTNEKYWSYRLAAQNPTRVTGNITFKF, from the coding sequence ATGAAAACAATTTTCAAAACACTTAAAAACAATCGTTTACAACAAGTGTTTCTAGTTTTTCTAACTATCTTTTTATGTTCAGAAACCGCTTTTTCTCAGTCAACTACAGGTACAATTTCTGGTAAAGCAATTTTGAAAGACGGAAATTCTTTACAAGGTGCAACAGTAAAAATTTCAGAATTAAATAAATCTACAACTACAGATTCTGACGGTTCTTATCAATTAAAAAATATTCCTTTCGGAACGTATTTAGTTGAAATAAAATTAAACGGTTACGAGTCTACTCCAGCTTCGGTTTTAGTCGATCAAAATAATCCAAATGCAACTCTGGATTTTGAATTGACTTATACTTCACAAAAATTAGAAGAAGTAATTGTAAGTTCTGGAGGAAACCGATTTGCCAGAAAAGAAAGTGAAGAAGTTTCGAAAATGAAACTTAAAAATATGGAAAACCCTCAAACTTATACTATTGTAAGCAAGGAACTTATGAAAGAGCAAGTTATTACAGATTATAACAGTGCTTTTAAAAACGTTCCTGGTGCCGGTATTGCCGAGGTTAGAAATCAGGGAAGAACAACGAATATTTCAAGAGGTTTTGCAACACCACAATTGGTAAGAAACGGAGTTGGAAGTTTTACTTATACCACGATCGATCCATCTAACTTAGAACGTATTGAGGTTATCAAAGGACCATCTGCAACTTTATTCGGAAGTACAATTTCTTCTTTTGGAGGTTTATTCAACAGAGTAACTAAAAAACCTTTTGATTTCTTTAAAGGTGAAGTATCCTACTCTGCTGGTGATTGGGATTTGAATCGTTTTACAGCCGATATCAATACACCTCTTAACGACGAAAAAACAGCACTTTTTAGAATTAATACGGCTTTACACAGCGAAAGAAGCTTTCAGTACGCAGGATTCAATAAAAGTTTTTTTATTGCGCCAAGTTTTTCTTATCAGGTAAACGAAAGATTAACTTTACTTATTGATGCTGAGTTTAGTGCAGCAAAAGGAACTTCTCCAACAAGATTAGCGCCTTATACAAAAGCAGATGCTACAGCTCATAGTATTAAAGAAATGGGAATTCCATACAAATTGTCTTTCGCTAACAATACGGTTAATTACACAAGTCAGCAATACAATATTTTTGCTCAGTTGAAATATCAAATTTCAGATGAATGGACATCGCAAACTATCATTTCCCGTACAAGATCATCTTCAGAAGGATATACGGTACAATTAACTGCTTTGAGTAATGAAACTTTAAGACAACAGGTTACCAATCAGGATTATCCATATTATGGAACTGACATTCAGCAGAATTTTAACGGAGATTTTAAAATTGGAAGTCTGCGTAACAGAGTGGTTGCTGGTTTAGATTTTTACAGCCTTCGCGCAACACGCAACGATGCATCGATAAACATGCCGGCTATCAATTTTAGAACACCTGGCGATGCTTACAACAACTTTACTCTTGAAAAGATTAAACCAATGTTTGCAACAGCTACTTACGCAAATTATGTTTCTAATAATGAGAGAACATACAGCGCTTATGTGTCTGATGTATTGAACATTACAGATAAATTAATCGTAATGGCCGGACTTAGAGCTGACCGTTATATTAACAAAGGAGCGTATTATCCAAGTACAAATACTACAACAGGAAATTACAACCAAACGGCATTTTCTCCAAGATTTGGAGCCGTTTATCAAATCGTAAAAGACAAAGTTTCTGTATTCTCAAATTACATGAACGGATTTAATAATGTTGGAGGTTCAGATTTTAACGGAGATACTTTCAAACCAAATCAGGCAAATCAGTTAGAAGGAGGATTTAAATTCGACTTTAATAAAATCAGTGCCACTTTAAGTTATTATGACATTAAAGTAACGAATATAACTCGTGAAGATCCGGATCATGCTAACTTTCAAATTCAGGACGGAACACAGTTAAGTAAAGGTTTTGAAGCTGAACTTATTGCAAACCCAATTAAAGGTTTAAACATTGTAGCGGGTTATACATATAATGACAGCAGATTGACTAAAGCAAGTCCGGCAACAAACGGATTACGACCAACAACTGCAGGTTCGCCAACAACGGCTAATCTTTGGGCAAGTTACAGATTAACCGAAGGTGCAGCATCTGGTCTTGGATTTGGTGTGGGTGGAATTTACGGAAGCCAGTATTACCAAACTAATACAGCAGCTTTTAAATTCCAAATTCCGGAATATACTGTTTTAGATGCCTCTGTTTTCTATGACAGACCAAAATACAGATTAGGTTTAAAAGTGGATAACTTAACAAACGAAAAATATTGGTCATACCGTTTAGCAGCTCAAAATCCTACGAGAGTTACAGGAAATATCACCTTTAAATTCTAA
- a CDS encoding PepSY-associated TM helix domain-containing protein, with product MTKGFKNTIRQIHLWLGLASGLIVFIVSITGFLYVFEEEIRDYTNKEYLHVPVQQKPFIGLKTIIENYERLEPKQKITALKVNKEEPNASVEISTKKKKAYYFNPYDGSLINKQSADWLNIVLEIHRTLLLGEFGEFIQGWSVVIFIIMLITGLILWFPNQKRLIKQSLKIKWSGSFKRVNYDLHQVLGFYASLILLLIAFSGTYFKYDTVKKSVSLVTGTKLRKGDEIASKEKIDSTTIPVRYNNIYETANSKYPGAASVSFSIRKTGELRLRMTYPNDWARNQNTIFFDGKTGQILRTKLYKDNNAADIYEASNHDLHTGVFFGITGKIIWSLVSIIGASLPITGFIIWWKKGKKSKSKKAKAKK from the coding sequence ATGACTAAAGGTTTTAAAAACACCATAAGACAAATACATTTGTGGCTCGGTTTAGCATCGGGCCTCATTGTTTTTATAGTAAGCATAACCGGATTTTTGTATGTTTTTGAAGAAGAAATCCGTGATTATACCAACAAAGAATATCTGCATGTTCCCGTTCAGCAAAAACCTTTTATAGGTCTGAAAACCATAATTGAGAATTATGAACGTCTGGAGCCTAAACAGAAAATTACGGCATTAAAAGTAAACAAAGAAGAACCGAATGCTTCAGTTGAAATTTCGACTAAAAAGAAAAAAGCGTATTATTTTAATCCTTACGATGGCTCTTTAATTAACAAACAAAGTGCCGATTGGTTAAATATTGTTCTTGAAATTCATCGCACTTTACTGTTAGGCGAATTTGGAGAATTTATTCAGGGCTGGTCTGTGGTGATTTTTATTATCATGCTGATTACCGGACTTATTTTATGGTTTCCAAATCAGAAGCGTTTAATAAAACAATCGCTGAAAATAAAATGGAGCGGTTCTTTTAAAAGAGTAAACTATGATTTGCATCAGGTTTTAGGATTTTATGCTTCTTTAATTTTGCTTTTAATTGCTTTTTCAGGAACCTATTTTAAATACGATACCGTAAAAAAAAGCGTGAGTTTGGTAACGGGAACTAAACTAAGAAAAGGCGACGAAATTGCATCAAAGGAAAAAATTGATTCAACGACAATTCCGGTTCGATATAACAACATTTATGAAACTGCCAATTCAAAATATCCAGGTGCAGCTTCAGTTTCATTCTCCATTAGAAAAACGGGAGAGTTGAGATTAAGAATGACCTATCCAAACGACTGGGCCAGAAATCAAAATACTATTTTCTTTGATGGAAAAACAGGACAAATACTGCGAACCAAACTCTATAAAGACAATAATGCAGCAGATATTTATGAAGCCAGCAACCATGATCTGCATACCGGAGTTTTCTTTGGAATTACAGGAAAAATAATCTGGAGTTTAGTAAGTATTATTGGAGCATCACTGCCTATAACCGGATTTATCATTTGGTGGAAAAAAGGCAAAAAATCAAAATCTAAAAAGGCAAAAGCAAAAAAATAA